The Mytilus trossulus isolate FHL-02 chromosome 3, PNRI_Mtr1.1.1.hap1, whole genome shotgun sequence genome contains a region encoding:
- the LOC134711844 gene encoding zinc finger protein 431-like, producing MDKKEIKIFHAFDIERDNDSELNSMTEENEPIRLGKEIHIKNWKENHSKLEMANDNSKRKSKRKNHPSRSIVKYHCYECSTDFDNEQLLKEHNVTCSYSVPPDSVMEIKQEPESDNESKLYSIDMIDQNDKVDKYGKKFNCIDKNEKVDKYGKKFKCSLCGKRYQRENGLKGHLRTQHGQNLFTCGKCPKSFITKADCIEHVQIHSEEKPYVCDVCGRRYVLRESLMRHTRVHDTKTAYTCHVCGKAFAENISLTRHKTIHTGEKPYACTVCGIGFRDPSTMRKHLKRHNTEKTFECEICQKKFASEYDKRKHVKIHIKNEDRQFKCEYCGKGFYLVAAYKIHLKVHTGDKSNICDICHKGFADPRNLAAHKQIHTETKGLHCDHCGQTFRWHCNLKRHMNEICLGGKPLKCNTCLAEFTDKAALIDHSETHRKDKPYKCEMCNIRFAYRRSLVYHEQTHINYKPYKCLLCDHVFAHKKSVTRHMKVHNKGQENKVIVAQSSDENISHIKDITKKDIEKDLNECRKEIEEYINECKKDEEYTNECQKDGGYPNECQKDKDYMNECQKDEQDTNECQKDEEYTNECQKDKEYMIECQKDEEDTNECQNGEEYMNECQKDEEYMNECQNGEEYMSECQKDQEYMNECQKDEQDLNECQKDEEHMNECQKDEEYMNECQKDEQDVNECQKDEEYMNECQNDQEYIKDKNNGFDVEQTMYILNI from the exons atggataaaaaagaaattaaaatctttcatgcTTTTGATATTGAAAGGGACAATGATTCAGAATTGAATAGCATGACAGAGGAAAATGAACCTATTCGTTTAGGAAAAGAGATCCACATAAAAAACTGGAAGGAAAATCACTCAAAGTTAGAGATGGCTAACGATAATTCTAAgagaaaatcaaaaagaaagaaTCATCCAAGTCGAAGTATTGTGAAATATCATTGCTATGAATGTAGCACAGACTTTGACAATGAACAACTACTCAAAGAACACAATGTAACATGTAGCTATAGTGTCCCTCCAGATTCAGTCATGGAAATTAAACAGGAACCTGAAAGTGACAATGAATCTAAACTTTATTCCATTGACATGATTGATCAAAATGATAAAGTTgataaatatggaaaaaaattcaattgcattgataaaaatgaaaaagtggaTAAATATGGAAAAAAGTTCAAGTGTAGTTTGTGTGGTAAACGATACCAACGTGAAAATGGTTTAAAAGGACATTTGAGAACTCAGCATGGTCAGAATTTGTTTACTTGTGGCAAATGTCCCAAATCTTTCATCACAAAGGCTGATTGTATTGAGCATGTACAGATCCATAGTGAAGAGAAACCTTATGTATGTGATGTTTGTGGAAGAAGATATGTATTGAGAGAATCATTGATGAGACACACTAGAGTACACGATACAAAGACAGCATATACTTGTCATGTTTGTGGTAAAGCATTTGCTGAAAATATCAGCTTAACAAGGCACAAGACTATTCATACAG GAGAGAAGCCCTATGCCTGCACTGTATGTGGAATTGGTTTCCGTGATCCCAGTACAATGAGGAAACATCTGAAACGTCATAATACTGAAAAAACGTTTGAATGTGAAATTTGTCAGAAGAAATTTGCTAGCGAGTATGACAAACGAAAACATGTCAAAATACATATTAAGAATGAAGATCGGCAGTTCAAATGTGAATATTGTGGTAAAGGGTTTTATTTAGTCGCAGCCTATAAAATACATCTCAAAGTTCACACTGGCGATAAATCTAATATATGTGATATATGCCATAAAGGGTTCGCAGACCCAAGGAACTTAGCGGCACATAAACAGATACATACAGAAACCAAAGGTCTCCATTGTGATCATTGTGGACAGACATTCCGATGGCATTGTAATCTAAAACGTCACATGAATGAGATATGTCTAGGAGGAAAACCACTCAAATGCAATACTTGTTTAGCAGAATTTACCGACAAAGCAGCTCTTATTGATCATTCAGAAACACACCGAAAGGATAAACCTTATAAATGTGAAATGTGTAATATTAGGTTTGCCTATCGTAGATCATTGGTCTATCATGAACAAACTCATATCAATTATAAACCATACAAGTGTCTTTTATGTGATCATGTCTTTGCACACAAAAAATCAGTAACAAGACACATGAAGGTCCACAATAAAGGGCAAGAGAATAAAGTGATTGTAGCACAAAGTAGTGATGAAAATATATCACACATTAAAGACATTACAAAGAAAGACATTGAAAAAGACCTGAATGAGTGTCGAAAGGAGATAGAAGAATACATAAATGAGTGTAAGAAGGATGAAGAATACACAAATGAGTGTCAGAAGGATGGAGGATACCCAAATGAGTGTCAGAAGGATAAAGACTACATGAATGAGTGTCAGAAGGATGAACAAGACACGAATGAGTGTCAGAAGGACGAAGAATACACAAATGAGTGTCAGAAGGATAAAGAATACATGATTGAGTGTCAGAAGGATGAAGAAGACACGAATGAGTGTCAGAATGGCGAAGAATACATGAATGAGTGTCAGAAGGATGAAGAATACATGAATGAGTGTCAGAATGGCGAAGAATACATGAGTGAGTGTCAGAAGGACCAAGAATACATGAATGAGTGTCAGAAGGATGAACAAGACCTGAATGAGTGTCAGAAGGATGAAGAACACATGAATGAGTGTCAGAAGGACGAAGAATACATGAATGAGTGTCAGAAGGATGAACAAGACGTGAATGAGTGTCAGAAGGATGAAGAATACATGAATGAGTGCCAGAATGACCAAGAAtacattaaagataaaaataatggtTTTGATGTTGAACAAACAATGTACATCCTGAATATTTAA